One Bacillota bacterium DNA segment encodes these proteins:
- a CDS encoding patatin-like phospholipase family protein, with amino-acid sequence MAKYRILTFDGGGVRGALTAVLLKRLSDVFPGLVDSADLFAGTSTGSFIALGLAYGLEPDDLIHLYSESKCRFVFSPRYNNLSRPRYNNENLKELLRSVFSRDLKLKDLKRNVLVPSFRLSGPDNEAWGPVFFNNFPGSPTLDESVIDVALCSSAAPTFFPPYGRYIDGGVIANNPSTAAIAAAIDAKAGRRDLKDVYLLSFGTGSNKYRIDADTKDWGVLEWLLYPCPPLPILTVLTDGVVDADVIHGRQLLGDRYYRLNPVLPKPVPLDRHHQIPYLLKCAEKFDLEPVSDWIAQKWC; translated from the coding sequence TTGGCGAAATATCGCATCCTAACCTTCGACGGCGGCGGGGTCCGCGGGGCTTTAACCGCGGTGCTTCTGAAAAGACTGAGTGATGTGTTCCCCGGCCTGGTTGACAGCGCCGACCTTTTCGCGGGCACTTCGACCGGTTCGTTCATCGCGCTGGGCCTGGCCTATGGCCTGGAGCCCGACGATCTTATCCATCTGTATTCGGAGTCGAAATGCAGATTCGTTTTTTCGCCCAGGTATAATAACTTGAGCAGACCGCGGTACAACAATGAAAACCTCAAGGAACTGCTGCGTTCGGTCTTTTCCCGGGATCTCAAATTAAAAGACCTTAAACGTAACGTCCTTGTGCCGTCATTCAGGCTTAGCGGTCCAGACAATGAAGCCTGGGGGCCCGTATTCTTTAACAATTTCCCGGGTTCACCGACCCTGGACGAATCCGTAATCGACGTTGCGCTCTGCAGCAGCGCCGCGCCGACCTTTTTCCCGCCTTACGGCAGGTATATCGACGGCGGCGTTATCGCCAATAACCCGAGCACGGCGGCGATCGCCGCTGCGATAGACGCGAAAGCCGGTCGCCGGGATCTGAAAGACGTTTACTTATTGTCGTTCGGAACGGGGTCTAATAAATATCGAATAGACGCCGACACCAAGGATTGGGGAGTTCTCGAATGGCTGCTGTACCCCTGCCCGCCGCTGCCCATCCTAACGGTTCTGACCGACGGCGTTGTGGATGCCGACGTTATTCACGGCCGGCAGTTACTCGGTGATCGTTATTACCGCCTTAATCCCGTTTTGCCGAAGCCGGTCCCGCTCGACCGTCACCATCAGATCCCATACCTGCTGAAGTGCGCGGAAAAGTTCGACCTGGAGCCTGTTTCGGATTGGATCGCGCAAAAATGGTGCTAA
- the ligD gene encoding non-homologous end-joining DNA ligase, whose translation MTLPLIRPMLAVAARPFSDADYIFEVKWDGYRCLAYLDRDTALRSRNLLDLTPAFTDLAGIHEHVTDLPVVIDGEIVVLADGRPDFGSLQARGRLSDPKRIAAAEKAYPAVFVAFDLLYRRGRPVFEEPLTRRRDWLREIVRASPEITVADYVSGDGEAFFEACKENGLEGIMAKRRDSPYLAGRRSPYWKKVRAWKNADLVICAWEPGGGPRRLGSLYVGGYRDGGLVFAGRVGTGFDAALARDLLDLLARIPAERPLFDLPRGSRGAPEWVEPVLVCTVDYTEVTREGLLRHPVFRGLRGDKLPQECSWQPGPP comes from the coding sequence GTGACGCTGCCCCTGATACGCCCGATGCTGGCGGTGGCAGCCCGCCCGTTTTCCGACGCGGACTACATCTTCGAGGTCAAGTGGGACGGTTATCGCTGCCTCGCTTACCTCGACCGGGACACGGCGCTACGCTCACGAAACCTTCTGGATCTGACGCCCGCCTTCACCGACCTTGCCGGCATTCACGAACATGTTACAGACCTGCCGGTTGTCATAGACGGAGAGATAGTGGTTTTGGCGGACGGGCGGCCGGATTTCGGTTCGCTCCAGGCGCGCGGGCGGCTCTCGGACCCTAAGCGGATTGCGGCGGCCGAAAAAGCGTATCCGGCGGTATTCGTAGCGTTCGACCTGCTTTACCGCCGCGGCCGGCCTGTTTTTGAGGAACCGCTTACCCGCCGGCGGGACTGGCTAAGGGAGATCGTCCGGGCCAGCCCGGAGATAACGGTTGCCGATTATGTCAGCGGGGATGGCGAAGCCTTCTTTGAGGCATGCAAGGAAAACGGCCTCGAGGGAATAATGGCCAAAAGGCGGGACAGCCCTTACCTGGCCGGCAGACGGTCACCCTACTGGAAAAAGGTTCGCGCCTGGAAGAACGCCGACCTTGTAATCTGCGCCTGGGAACCGGGCGGCGGGCCGCGGCGCCTCGGTTCGCTTTACGTCGGCGGATACAGGGACGGCGGGCTTGTCTTTGCGGGAAGAGTAGGCACCGGCTTTGACGCCGCCCTGGCACGCGACCTCCTGGACCTTCTTGCACGTATCCCGGCCGAACGGCCCCTTTTCGATCTTCCACGCGGCAGTCGGGGCGCTCCCGAGTGGGTTGAACCCGTTCTGGTCTGCACCGTGGATTACACGGAGGTCACGCGGGAGGGTTTATTAAGACATCCGGTCTTCCGGGGCCTGCGCGGGGACAAGCTCCCGCAGGAATGCTCCTGGCAGCCCGGCCCCCCTTAG
- a CDS encoding Ku protein: MRPIWKGAVTFGLVYIPVKVYAATEQKDVRFHQLHSVCRTPIRYRYYCPNCDTDVKSEDLVRGYEYEKGRYVVLTDEELEQVHGRETRNVTLLDFVGRSEVNPLYYAKAYYLAPTEGGERVYELLRQAMEKTQKAAVGRVAVRTKQSPAMLWPDGRALIMSTLHYPDEIRTAEAMPELNRNIQVHENELKMAENLIANLTGPFDPGKYRDEYRETLLSAIQKKIAGEEVSVPQPRAEKVVDLMEALKQSIELAKKERGAKRRGTGA, from the coding sequence ATGCGACCGATCTGGAAAGGCGCCGTCACCTTCGGCCTGGTTTACATCCCGGTCAAGGTCTACGCCGCAACCGAGCAGAAAGACGTCAGATTCCATCAGCTTCATTCCGTGTGCCGCACGCCGATCCGTTACAGATACTACTGCCCGAACTGCGACACGGATGTTAAATCCGAGGATCTGGTGCGCGGCTACGAATACGAAAAGGGACGTTATGTGGTCCTGACGGATGAAGAGCTCGAACAGGTTCACGGCCGGGAGACGCGCAACGTAACCCTCCTTGATTTCGTCGGGAGGTCCGAAGTCAATCCGCTCTATTACGCAAAGGCGTACTACCTTGCACCAACCGAAGGCGGGGAACGGGTTTACGAGCTGTTACGACAGGCGATGGAAAAAACGCAGAAGGCGGCCGTCGGCAGGGTGGCGGTACGGACCAAACAGTCACCGGCGATGCTCTGGCCGGACGGCCGGGCATTGATCATGAGCACGCTCCACTACCCGGACGAGATACGGACCGCTGAAGCCATGCCGGAATTAAACCGGAACATCCAGGTCCACGAAAACGAACTCAAGATGGCCGAAAATCTGATTGCCAACCTCACCGGCCCCTTCGACCCCGGGAAGTACCGGGACGAATATCGTGAAACGCTTCTTTCCGCGATCCAGAAAAAAATCGCGGGCGAGGAGGTGTCCGTACCCCAACCGCGCGCGGAAAAGGTCGTTGACCTGATGGAAGCGCTAAAACAAAGCATCGAGCTGGCAAAGAAGGAACGGGGCGCCAAACGGAGGGGAACGGGAGCGTGA
- a CDS encoding ABC transporter permease: MKFLDLLMLVGENLLAHRLRAVLTTLGIAIGIAAVITVVAIGQGGRAVLLSEIQRMGSSRGFQVSVDFARGEAPTADTFKLQDVAVIKELSPAVEKLAPVSYSMMVSVRRPHGREKPVMAQLLGTNADMPPVMNLSFESGRFLSSTDVTGHRRVVVLDGALAETLFPEGEALGKQVFVQDVPVTVIGVTKKESSLLMGAMNLKYAYVPITFAHELLNSRIIYELDGVAVSEDAVPQAIQDTLKILKKRHPSAGIHYTGMSMEEGLAIVAKVTSIMTLIIGAVAGIALLVGGVGVMNIMLVAVTERTREVGLLKALGARRQDILKQFLGEAIALCLVGGVLGMVVGAGGAMVVAYFAHWPPLISFWTVFLAFGFAALVGLFFGLYPASRAASLSPADALRHL, translated from the coding sequence GTGAAGTTCTTAGACCTTTTGATGCTGGTGGGGGAGAATCTCCTGGCGCACCGTTTAAGGGCCGTTCTTACCACGCTCGGCATCGCCATCGGTATCGCGGCGGTCATTACCGTGGTGGCCATAGGCCAGGGCGGCCGGGCGGTTCTGTTGAGCGAAATACAACGGATGGGCAGCAGCCGCGGCTTTCAGGTTAGTGTCGATTTTGCCCGCGGCGAAGCGCCCACGGCGGACACCTTCAAGCTTCAGGACGTTGCGGTAATTAAAGAACTTTCGCCCGCGGTCGAAAAACTGGCCCCCGTCAGTTACAGCATGATGGTCAGCGTCAGGCGGCCGCACGGACGCGAAAAACCGGTTATGGCCCAGCTCCTCGGAACCAACGCGGATATGCCTCCCGTCATGAACCTGAGCTTTGAATCGGGCCGTTTCCTTTCCTCCACCGACGTGACGGGACACCGCCGGGTGGTCGTCCTCGACGGGGCTCTTGCTGAAACCCTCTTCCCCGAAGGAGAAGCCCTCGGCAAGCAGGTGTTTGTTCAGGACGTCCCGGTAACGGTGATCGGCGTGACAAAGAAAGAATCCTCGCTGCTGATGGGAGCGATGAACCTTAAATACGCATACGTCCCCATTACCTTCGCACACGAACTCTTAAATTCGCGGATTATTTATGAGCTTGACGGGGTAGCCGTAAGCGAAGACGCCGTCCCCCAGGCTATCCAAGACACCCTTAAAATTCTCAAGAAAAGACACCCGAGCGCCGGAATCCACTATACCGGCATGTCCATGGAAGAAGGTCTGGCGATAGTGGCAAAGGTCACTTCAATCATGACCCTTATCATCGGCGCGGTGGCGGGAATCGCCCTGCTTGTCGGCGGCGTGGGCGTGATGAACATCATGCTGGTCGCGGTTACCGAAAGGACACGTGAGGTCGGCCTGTTGAAAGCGCTTGGCGCGCGTCGTCAGGACATCCTGAAGCAGTTCCTGGGCGAGGCGATCGCCCTGTGCCTGGTGGGCGGCGTGCTCGGGATGGTGGTCGGGGCCGGCGGCGCCATGGTTGTGGCTTATTTCGCCCACTGGCCGCCGCTGATCTCCTTCTGGACGGTATTCCTGGCCTTCGGCTTCGCCGCGCTGGTAGGGCTCTTCTTCGGCCTTTACCCCGCCAGCCGTGCGGCGTCGCTCAGCCCCGCAGACGCGCTGCGGCACCTTTAA
- a CDS encoding ABC transporter ATP-binding protein, which translates to MIKVEGLSKVYGLGETAVTALKDVTQEIKTGEFVSVMGPSGSGKSTFLSVLGCLEQPTGGRYLFDGRDVNSMSDDELAHLRNKQIGFIFQTFNLLPRQNICRNVELPLVYAGVPRKERRERAEVLLKRVGLGHRLRHKPTALSGGEQQRVAIARALVNDPAVILADEPTGNLDSRSTGEILSLFTELHVEGRTIILITHEPDVARYAGRVLYFLDGAIVKEEMVQ; encoded by the coding sequence GTGATAAAGGTCGAGGGTTTGAGCAAGGTTTACGGGCTTGGCGAAACGGCGGTAACGGCCTTAAAGGATGTCACCCAGGAGATTAAGACAGGCGAGTTTGTATCGGTGATGGGACCGTCGGGCTCGGGCAAATCCACCTTTCTGAGCGTCCTGGGCTGTCTCGAGCAGCCCACCGGCGGACGCTACCTTTTTGACGGGCGGGATGTCAACTCCATGAGCGACGATGAACTCGCGCACCTCCGCAACAAACAGATCGGTTTTATTTTTCAGACCTTCAACCTGCTGCCGCGCCAAAATATCTGCCGCAATGTAGAGCTGCCGCTGGTCTACGCCGGGGTGCCGCGCAAAGAGCGCCGGGAGCGCGCCGAGGTACTGCTTAAACGGGTGGGTCTCGGGCACCGCCTGCGGCACAAGCCGACCGCCCTCTCCGGCGGCGAACAGCAGCGGGTGGCGATCGCCCGCGCCCTGGTCAACGACCCGGCGGTGATTCTCGCCGATGAACCCACCGGCAATCTCGACAGCCGATCGACAGGAGAAATACTGTCTCTCTTTACGGAACTGCACGTCGAAGGCAGGACCATCATCCTGATCACCCACGAGCCTGATGTGGCGCGTTACGCCGGCCGCGTCCTTTATTTCCTCGACGGGGCGATCGTGAAGGAGGAGATGGTACAGTGA
- a CDS encoding efflux RND transporter periplasmic adaptor subunit, whose product MRGVKFWLILAGIVLTVAVVAAGAVRSFSKASVEVKTAVAEERTFEDKVLVSGKVDATRRVDVVAPFAAKLLTLKVKEGDRVASGGLLAEMDASDAEDRAKESDAALAVAQAQLAQALKPARTEDLTQAEAALEAAEAQAEAARKDLERQRLLFEQEAVSQAELEAAETAYTRAKSDADAAAARLAALKNPDDDQIKILQAQVEQARLAAQNARRAASKGRLTASADGVVLYTATRAGSYLQPGAPILTFGDLQKLEVVADLSEQDIGGVAVGQLAEITWAGQPDKVLKGKVSRVAPAVTKTADRETENAVRVFMQLPKNDLLPGATVDVLIYRVKPFKAVMIPNESILTEGKTKFVFAVENRTARKQKVELGLANELSTVVKTGLRPGAVVIIDPKDIKDGQPVRVTGGAKR is encoded by the coding sequence TTGCGCGGAGTAAAATTCTGGCTGATCCTCGCCGGTATCGTCCTAACCGTCGCCGTGGTGGCGGCGGGCGCCGTCCGCAGCTTCTCGAAGGCGTCCGTTGAGGTAAAAACCGCCGTCGCGGAAGAACGGACGTTCGAAGACAAGGTTCTCGTCTCGGGAAAGGTGGATGCCACCCGCCGGGTGGACGTTGTCGCCCCTTTTGCGGCAAAGCTTCTGACCTTGAAGGTGAAAGAAGGCGACCGGGTGGCGTCGGGCGGGTTGCTGGCCGAGATGGACGCGAGTGACGCCGAAGACCGGGCAAAGGAATCCGATGCGGCGCTTGCGGTCGCCCAAGCCCAGCTGGCCCAGGCGTTGAAACCCGCCAGGACCGAGGATCTCACCCAGGCGGAAGCCGCCCTTGAGGCCGCCGAAGCCCAGGCCGAGGCCGCCCGCAAAGACCTGGAGCGGCAGCGCCTGCTGTTTGAGCAGGAAGCCGTTTCCCAGGCGGAGTTGGAAGCTGCAGAAACCGCGTACACAAGGGCGAAATCTGACGCGGACGCGGCTGCGGCGCGGCTTGCCGCGCTTAAAAACCCGGACGACGACCAGATTAAGATTTTACAGGCGCAGGTCGAGCAAGCACGACTCGCGGCGCAAAACGCCCGCCGGGCGGCATCCAAGGGACGGCTTACCGCTTCCGCCGACGGTGTGGTGCTTTATACGGCAACCAGAGCGGGCAGTTATCTTCAGCCCGGCGCCCCTATCCTGACCTTCGGTGACTTGCAGAAGCTCGAAGTGGTCGCCGACCTCAGCGAACAGGACATCGGCGGCGTTGCCGTCGGGCAGCTTGCCGAAATCACCTGGGCCGGGCAACCGGATAAAGTTTTAAAGGGCAAGGTCTCACGGGTCGCACCCGCGGTTACGAAGACCGCCGACCGTGAAACGGAAAACGCGGTCCGGGTTTTTATGCAATTGCCAAAAAACGACCTCCTCCCGGGGGCCACTGTCGATGTGCTCATTTACCGCGTAAAACCGTTCAAGGCCGTCATGATACCTAACGAATCCATTTTGACTGAAGGAAAGACGAAATTCGTTTTCGCGGTAGAGAATAGAACCGCCCGAAAGCAGAAGGTCGAGTTAGGCCTAGCCAACGAACTCTCCACGGTGGTGAAGACGGGTCTGCGGCCGGGCGCCGTTGTGATTATCGACCCCAAGGACATTAAGGACGGCCAGCCCGTGCGCGTGACCGGCGGTGCCAAGCGGTGA
- a CDS encoding Yip1 family protein: MSENSEKSAGWPIFKVLASPGKAFEEIAANPAFLKTALVICGLSLLLGIAVSPKIQEFTLLMINKNPTSIPPEQAAIAAKAAMAASIVFAAVIPWLVWLMVAVLFKVYAMFAGGNATFKTYFSVAVYGYLPQFIGGLIGTVLLLAAPVENFQNVSLSLAALLPAQSGFLYFFLSQCSPFTWWSLVLYGIGGAAATKTRPSGAITYIVVLWLLYALAAAALASIKAPAGMVG; this comes from the coding sequence ATGAGCGAAAACAGCGAAAAATCCGCCGGCTGGCCGATTTTCAAAGTACTGGCCAGTCCCGGGAAGGCATTCGAAGAGATCGCCGCCAATCCTGCTTTTCTCAAAACAGCCCTGGTGATCTGCGGCCTAAGTCTGCTTCTTGGCATTGCTGTCAGCCCCAAAATCCAGGAGTTCACTTTATTGATGATTAATAAAAATCCGACATCCATACCGCCGGAACAAGCAGCGATCGCCGCTAAGGCGGCAATGGCGGCAAGTATTGTCTTCGCCGCCGTCATTCCCTGGTTGGTTTGGCTTATGGTCGCCGTCCTTTTTAAGGTTTACGCCATGTTCGCCGGCGGGAACGCTACTTTTAAAACCTATTTTTCCGTGGCGGTTTACGGCTACCTGCCGCAGTTCATCGGCGGTCTTATCGGTACTGTGTTGCTCCTGGCCGCGCCGGTGGAGAACTTCCAAAACGTCAGCCTGAGCCTTGCGGCCCTTCTCCCCGCCCAAAGCGGGTTTCTTTACTTTTTTCTCAGCCAGTGCAGCCCGTTCACCTGGTGGAGCCTTGTCCTTTACGGGATAGGCGGCGCCGCCGCAACGAAAACACGTCCGTCCGGCGCCATTACGTATATCGTCGTGTTGTGGCTGTTATATGCCCTGGCTGCGGCCGCTCTCGCTTCAATTAAGGCGCCTGCCGGAATGGTCGGTTAG
- a CDS encoding SdpI family protein, with protein sequence MIQKSNHKGYALNRETLKQDRPLWLFLAALIIAGFILYPMLPEQVPSHWNWKGEVDDYASRAFGAFGMPLLALGLYIMMLVLPFIDPKRENYARFGAVYRLLRWGIVLFMTGLYAVTVLAALGHSVNVGMLVKGGVAVLFILIGNVMGQIQHNYFVGIKTPWTLANEEVWRLTHRLGAKIWVLGGLVCLAMAPFQTIWSAYVFIAVITVMALVPVIHSYLVFRRSA encoded by the coding sequence GTGATTCAAAAAAGCAACCATAAAGGATACGCTCTGAACCGGGAAACGCTTAAGCAGGACCGGCCTCTGTGGCTCTTCCTGGCGGCGCTTATAATCGCGGGATTCATCCTGTATCCGATGCTCCCGGAGCAAGTGCCGAGCCACTGGAACTGGAAGGGCGAGGTGGACGATTACGCCTCCCGGGCGTTCGGCGCTTTCGGCATGCCGCTGCTGGCCCTCGGCCTTTACATTATGATGCTGGTTCTGCCGTTTATCGACCCGAAGCGGGAGAACTACGCGCGTTTCGGCGCCGTCTACCGGCTGCTGCGGTGGGGAATCGTGCTGTTTATGACCGGCCTGTACGCGGTTACGGTACTGGCGGCGCTTGGTCACAGCGTCAACGTCGGCATGCTGGTCAAAGGCGGGGTAGCCGTTCTTTTCATCCTGATCGGGAACGTTATGGGACAGATCCAGCATAACTATTTCGTAGGCATTAAGACGCCCTGGACGCTGGCAAATGAAGAGGTATGGCGTCTGACCCACCGGCTGGGCGCGAAGATATGGGTGCTGGGCGGCCTGGTGTGTCTCGCCATGGCGCCGTTTCAGACGATCTGGAGCGCTTACGTTTTTATTGCCGTCATTACGGTGATGGCCCTTGTTCCCGTGATTCACTCATACCTTGTCTTCCGGAGATCTGCTTAG
- a CDS encoding autorepressor SdpR family transcription factor codes for MGLVFKALADESRREILRLLREGDLTAGEIADRFNLTKPTISHHLSVLKQANLVQDIRKGQNILYSLNTTVFQEATAWFLAVMGGKADN; via the coding sequence TTGGGACTGGTCTTTAAAGCGCTTGCGGACGAATCGAGACGGGAAATACTGCGGCTCCTGCGGGAAGGCGATCTTACCGCCGGAGAAATCGCCGACCGGTTCAACCTGACGAAACCCACGATTTCCCACCACCTGAGCGTACTCAAACAGGCAAATCTGGTTCAGGATATACGCAAGGGGCAAAACATTCTTTATTCTTTGAACACCACCGTTTTTCAGGAGGCGACGGCCTGGTTCCTTGCGGTAATGGGGGGAAAGGCAGATAACTAA
- a CDS encoding DUF3352 domain-containing protein, whose protein sequence is MKRFLENRPRRRCKVFWGTAVAGLCFLVVAGVFFRQQLSWAVSGSEPQIPGMLPSETEMLFVFKPDLNQMFNFNNIKQKYMSITQFNKAINDFKASIKKESGIDFDKDVIPWLGYEMAVAAWDLDNLMTEEEDYDDYTAVSAGSADSEPSGVFIATVKNKAKLNAFWVKLSQKAKKEEIPYEVKGYRGVSLLVNWDGTTLTSFNNVFVIGTGERCVCQLIDQAKNSSAVSLADTACYRKIAAKLPSSKAGMFYISDGLFKEMNRVVGEEVGISTSTPGMTASYDALSGAGGTVVFQPEGISFKGVTAYDLSRMEASLGEGYADYIKDWSVEKQTYAFNVFSGIIPASAMLFYGGYLGDIGKVYESVYENAPEFRKEAADFEESSGLNVKADLLSWIGDSAGVAVLPDSTGFLSSYAPVGFVLMVETKDTQLARQKIDKIIKSVNTAGEMNIQTRKDELNGNAIYYFSDPATGTMGGYTFYKNFLVLGSSSQVLEAVLNEDVDSLSEDGAFNEALAGLPGDEAVSQYVSIQRILQTVSSSLEGPGRAIFDNEVLPYVKPFKGISASEKIAVAGDEAFVLSTVYVVLNHVKVVLNGTQLKFSVPPLIKNGRTLVAFRPVAEAMGADVGWDAETRTVTLSKNGRVSRITIGKSTAYIGNRAVKLDVPAEIINGSTMVPLRFIAESLGAGVSWEAETNTVRIN, encoded by the coding sequence ATGAAACGATTTTTAGAAAATCGGCCCCGGCGCCGGTGTAAGGTATTCTGGGGAACAGCGGTTGCGGGGCTCTGTTTCCTGGTCGTTGCCGGGGTATTTTTCCGGCAGCAGTTAAGCTGGGCGGTATCGGGGTCTGAACCGCAGATACCCGGAATGCTGCCGTCAGAGACGGAAATGCTTTTCGTGTTTAAACCGGACCTGAACCAGATGTTCAACTTCAACAATATAAAACAAAAATACATGTCCATTACGCAGTTTAACAAGGCGATTAACGATTTCAAGGCCTCAATAAAAAAGGAATCCGGCATAGATTTTGATAAAGACGTTATACCCTGGCTGGGATATGAAATGGCCGTCGCCGCCTGGGATCTTGATAACCTCATGACGGAAGAGGAAGACTACGATGATTATACCGCCGTTAGTGCGGGAAGCGCTGATTCTGAACCCTCGGGAGTCTTTATTGCCACGGTAAAAAATAAAGCAAAATTAAACGCTTTCTGGGTAAAGCTCAGTCAGAAAGCAAAGAAAGAGGAAATTCCGTATGAGGTAAAAGGTTACCGTGGCGTCAGTCTTTTGGTAAACTGGGACGGCACCACGCTCACCTCATTTAACAATGTATTCGTCATCGGCACCGGGGAGCGGTGTGTCTGCCAACTGATTGACCAGGCCAAAAACAGTTCGGCCGTGTCTCTCGCCGACACCGCCTGCTACCGGAAGATTGCGGCCAAACTTCCTTCGAGCAAAGCCGGAATGTTTTATATAAGCGACGGATTGTTCAAAGAAATGAACCGGGTTGTTGGGGAAGAAGTAGGGATTTCAACCTCAACCCCGGGCATGACGGCGAGTTACGATGCTTTGAGCGGGGCCGGAGGGACCGTGGTGTTCCAACCGGAAGGCATAAGCTTCAAGGGCGTAACCGCCTACGACCTCTCACGCATGGAGGCGTCTCTGGGGGAAGGTTATGCGGATTACATAAAGGATTGGTCGGTGGAGAAGCAGACCTACGCCTTTAACGTGTTTTCCGGGATTATTCCCGCGAGCGCGATGCTTTTTTACGGCGGTTATTTAGGGGACATCGGGAAGGTTTACGAAAGCGTTTATGAAAACGCTCCGGAATTCCGGAAAGAGGCAGCGGATTTCGAAGAGAGCTCCGGTTTGAATGTCAAGGCGGACCTCCTCTCATGGATAGGAGATTCGGCAGGCGTCGCCGTCCTTCCTGACAGCACCGGTTTCTTATCGAGCTATGCTCCCGTGGGTTTTGTCCTGATGGTGGAAACCAAGGACACGCAACTTGCCCGGCAGAAGATCGATAAGATAATCAAGTCCGTTAATACGGCGGGTGAAATGAACATTCAAACCAGAAAAGACGAATTGAACGGCAACGCGATTTATTACTTTAGCGACCCCGCAACGGGAACGATGGGCGGCTATACCTTCTACAAGAACTTCCTCGTCCTGGGTTCGTCGTCTCAGGTGCTGGAAGCGGTGTTAAATGAGGATGTCGACAGCCTGTCTGAGGACGGCGCATTCAACGAAGCACTGGCAGGTCTGCCCGGTGACGAAGCCGTGAGCCAATATGTCAGTATTCAACGGATATTGCAGACGGTCAGCAGTTCTCTGGAAGGACCCGGGCGGGCGATATTTGATAATGAGGTATTGCCCTACGTGAAACCGTTCAAGGGAATCAGCGCGAGTGAAAAAATTGCGGTTGCGGGAGATGAAGCATTCGTTTTATCTACGGTGTATGTTGTGTTAAACCACGTCAAGGTTGTACTAAACGGCACACAGCTGAAATTCAGCGTTCCGCCGCTGATCAAGAACGGGCGCACCCTGGTGGCGTTCAGGCCTGTGGCGGAGGCCATGGGGGCGGATGTCGGCTGGGACGCTGAAACCCGCACGGTTACCCTCAGCAAGAACGGAAGGGTCTCAAGGATAACAATCGGGAAGAGCACGGCTTACATCGGAAACAGGGCGGTGAAGCTTGACGTTCCGGCGGAGATCATCAACGGCTCGACCATGGTGCCTTTAAGGTTTATAGCGGAGTCGCTCGGCGCGGGTGTAAGCTGGGAAGCTGAAACGAACACCGTGCGGATCAACTGA